A single Streptomyces sp. Edi2 DNA region contains:
- a CDS encoding 2-oxoacid:ferredoxin oxidoreductase subunit beta produces MTETIAEGSSPIEALSLVPKADAKQSMKDFKSDQEVRWCPGCGDYAVLAAVQGFMPELGLAKENIVFVSGIGCSSRFPYYMNTYGMHSIHGRAPAIATGLASSRRDLSVWVVTGDGDALSIGGNHLIHALRRNVNLKILLFNNRIYGLTKGQYSPTSEVGKITKSTPMGSLDAPFNPVSLALGAEASFVARTVDSDRKHLTSVLREAAAHPGTALVEIYQNCNIFNDGAFEVLKDKDQAEEAVIRLEHGQPIRFGALAPDGFGSKGVVRDPATGDLKVIDVREEGLGGVLVHDAHNPSPTTAFALSRLADPDTLHHTPIGVLRNVNRPVYDTLMSDQLDDAIEQKGKGDLASLLNGNDTWTVVG; encoded by the coding sequence ATGACTGAGACGATCGCGGAGGGGTCCTCGCCGATCGAGGCGCTCTCCCTGGTGCCCAAGGCCGATGCCAAGCAGTCCATGAAGGACTTCAAGTCCGATCAGGAAGTGCGCTGGTGCCCCGGCTGCGGTGACTACGCCGTCCTTGCCGCCGTGCAGGGCTTCATGCCCGAGCTCGGCCTGGCCAAGGAGAACATCGTCTTCGTCTCCGGCATCGGCTGCTCCTCCCGCTTCCCGTACTACATGAACACCTACGGGATGCACTCCATCCACGGCCGCGCCCCCGCCATCGCCACCGGCCTGGCCTCCTCCCGGCGCGACCTGTCCGTATGGGTCGTGACCGGCGACGGCGACGCGCTCTCCATCGGCGGCAACCACCTCATCCACGCCCTGCGGCGCAACGTCAACCTCAAGATCCTGCTGTTCAACAACCGGATCTACGGTCTGACCAAGGGGCAGTACAGCCCCACCTCCGAGGTCGGCAAGATCACCAAGTCGACGCCGATGGGCTCGCTGGACGCACCGTTCAACCCGGTCTCGCTGGCGCTCGGCGCCGAGGCGTCCTTCGTCGCGCGCACTGTCGACTCCGACCGCAAGCACCTCACCTCGGTGCTGCGCGAGGCCGCTGCCCACCCCGGCACGGCGCTGGTGGAGATCTACCAGAACTGCAACATCTTCAACGACGGCGCCTTCGAGGTCCTCAAGGACAAGGACCAGGCCGAGGAGGCCGTCATCCGCCTGGAGCACGGGCAGCCGATCCGCTTCGGCGCCCTGGCCCCCGACGGCTTCGGCTCCAAGGGCGTGGTCCGCGACCCCGCCACCGGCGACCTCAAGGTCATCGACGTCCGGGAGGAAGGCCTGGGCGGGGTGCTGGTGCACGACGCGCACAACCCCTCGCCCACCACGGCCTTCGCCCTCTCCCGGCTCGCCGACCCCGACACGCTCCACCACACCCCCATCGGGGTCCTGCGCAACGTCAACCGGCCGGTCTACGACACCCTGATGTCCGACCAGCTCGACGACGCCATCGAGCAGAAGGGCAAGGGCGACCTGGCCTCTCTGCTGAACGGCAACGACACCTGGACGGTCGTCGGCTGA
- a CDS encoding sensor domain-containing protein, with product METAYAPQPHGSRVPEGLRAPFSGRAWREFLYLILSFPLSIVMFTYAMVVITTGAGLLITFLGIPLLAGGLAGARALGALERVRARALLGLDVADPEPVRPSKPSLMGWVGAVLKSGASWRHVLYSLLHFPWALFSFIFSVTFWSLGWGLLTYPLWRWTFPAYLGQSGIQLWGDGNGHGAWLDTPTETAVVSGAGLLLVLAGPWVVHGLTQVDRVMVHGLLGPSSLATRAWQLESDRGVMVDTAAADLRRIERDLHDGAQARLASLAMDLGLAKEKLAEDPEAAARMVDEAHGEVKAALQELRDLARGIHPAILTDRGLGPALSALSARGAVPVTVTVDLDRRPAAAVEGIAYFTASELLRNVSQHSGATHATLDVWHTEDRIMVLVADNGHGGAHTGPGTGLAGLAERLAAVDGLLLVDSPAGGPTCITAELPWRG from the coding sequence ATGGAAACCGCATACGCACCGCAGCCCCACGGCTCCCGGGTGCCCGAGGGGCTGCGCGCCCCGTTCTCCGGGCGGGCCTGGCGGGAGTTTCTGTACCTCATCCTCAGCTTCCCGCTGTCCATCGTGATGTTCACCTACGCGATGGTGGTGATCACCACGGGCGCCGGTCTGCTGATCACGTTCCTCGGCATCCCGCTGCTGGCGGGCGGGCTGGCCGGCGCCCGTGCGCTGGGCGCCCTGGAGCGGGTGCGGGCCCGCGCGCTGCTGGGGCTGGACGTCGCCGACCCCGAGCCCGTCCGGCCGTCCAAGCCGAGCCTGATGGGGTGGGTCGGGGCCGTACTGAAGAGCGGGGCGTCCTGGCGGCACGTTCTCTACTCGCTGCTGCACTTCCCGTGGGCGCTCTTCTCCTTCATCTTCTCGGTGACCTTCTGGTCCCTCGGCTGGGGGCTGCTGACCTACCCGCTGTGGCGGTGGACGTTCCCCGCCTACCTCGGCCAGTCGGGTATCCAGCTGTGGGGCGACGGCAACGGCCACGGCGCCTGGCTCGACACCCCGACCGAGACCGCGGTCGTCAGCGGGGCGGGGCTGCTGCTGGTGCTGGCCGGGCCGTGGGTGGTCCACGGGCTGACGCAGGTGGACCGGGTCATGGTCCACGGCCTGCTGGGGCCCTCCTCCCTCGCCACCCGGGCCTGGCAGCTGGAGTCGGACCGCGGGGTGATGGTGGACACCGCGGCGGCGGATCTGCGGCGCATCGAGCGTGATCTGCACGACGGGGCGCAGGCCCGGCTGGCCTCGCTCGCCATGGACCTGGGCCTGGCCAAGGAGAAGCTGGCCGAGGACCCGGAGGCCGCCGCGCGGATGGTGGACGAGGCGCACGGCGAGGTGAAGGCCGCGCTCCAGGAGCTGCGGGACCTGGCCCGCGGGATCCACCCGGCGATCCTCACCGACCGGGGCCTCGGCCCGGCCCTGTCGGCGCTGTCCGCACGCGGCGCGGTTCCGGTGACGGTGACCGTGGACCTGGACCGGCGGCCGGCCGCGGCGGTCGAGGGCATCGCGTACTTCACCGCCTCCGAGCTGCTGCGGAACGTCTCCCAGCACTCCGGGGCCACGCACGCGACGCTGGACGTCTGGCACACCGAGGACCGGATCATGGTGCTGGTCGCGGACAACGGCCACGGCGGCGCACACACCGGGCCGGGCACGGGCCTGGCCGGCCTCGCCGAGCGGCTGGCGGCCGTCGACGGCCTGCTGCTGGTGGACTCCCCGGCCGGCGGCCCGACCTGCATCACCGCGGAGCTGCCGTGGCGCGGGTGA
- a CDS encoding ABC transporter permease, which translates to MSQAEAAARTPRPLWSLGLLRSEIVTMFRRWRTLALLAVLAGVPVLVGIAVKIETGGGGGAGGGGGGPAFLSQVTHNGLFLVFTSLAVTLPFFLPMSIGVIAGDSLAGEAHGGTLRYLLVAPAGRTRLLLVKYATVLTFCLVGTLVVALSALATGALLFPLGEVTLLSGTSVSFGEGLLRALAIAVAVALSLIGVAAVGLFISALTTSGIAAMATTVGLLITVQILDTLPQLHAIQPYLFPHYWLSFADLLRDPVYWDQLQKNLGLQALYAVVFGSAAWARFTTRDITG; encoded by the coding sequence ATGTCGCAGGCTGAGGCGGCGGCGCGCACGCCCCGACCGCTGTGGTCGCTGGGTCTGCTGCGCAGCGAGATCGTGACGATGTTCCGGCGCTGGCGCACCCTCGCGCTGCTGGCGGTGCTCGCGGGCGTACCGGTCCTGGTCGGTATCGCCGTCAAGATCGAGACGGGTGGCGGGGGCGGCGCGGGCGGTGGCGGTGGCGGCCCGGCGTTCCTCTCGCAGGTCACCCACAACGGCCTCTTCCTGGTCTTCACCTCGCTCGCGGTGACGCTGCCGTTCTTCCTGCCGATGTCCATCGGGGTGATAGCGGGCGACTCCCTCGCCGGTGAGGCCCACGGCGGGACGCTGCGCTATCTCCTGGTGGCTCCCGCAGGCCGCACCCGCCTGCTGCTGGTCAAATACGCCACGGTCCTGACGTTCTGCCTGGTGGGCACCCTGGTCGTGGCGCTCTCCGCCCTGGCGACCGGCGCCCTGCTCTTCCCCCTGGGCGAGGTCACCCTGCTCTCGGGGACGTCCGTGTCCTTCGGCGAGGGGCTGCTGCGGGCGCTGGCCATCGCGGTCGCGGTGGCGCTGTCCCTCATCGGAGTGGCGGCCGTTGGCCTGTTCATCTCGGCACTCACCACCAGCGGTATCGCCGCCATGGCGACCACGGTCGGCCTGCTGATCACCGTGCAGATCCTGGACACCCTCCCGCAGCTGCACGCCATCCAGCCCTATCTCTTCCCGCACTACTGGCTGTCGTTCGCGGACCTGCTCCGCGACCCCGTCTACTGGGACCAGCTGCAGAAGAACCTCGGCCTGCAGGCGCTGTACGCCGTGGTGTTCGGCTCGGCCGCCTGGGCGCGCTTCACCACCCGGGACATCACCGGGTGA
- a CDS encoding 2-oxoacid:acceptor oxidoreductase subunit alpha → MTSQVSSTAEQTDAALVGEERASGNGGEGKEVRRLDRVIIRFAGDSGDGMQLTGDRFTSETASFGNDLSTLPNFPAEIRAPAGTLPGVSSFQLHFADHDILTPGDAPNVLVAMNPAALKANLADVPRGADIIVNTDEFTKRPMAKVGYATSPLEDGSLEAYNVHPVPLTTLTVEALKEFGLSRKEAERSKNMFALGLLSWMYHRPTESTEKFLRAKFAKKPEIAEANVAAFRAGWNFGETTEDFAVSYEVAPATTAFPPGTYRNISGNLALSYGLIAAGRQADLPLYLGSYPITPASDILHELSKHKNFGVRTFQAEDEIAGIGAALGAAFGGALAVTTTSGPGVALKSETIGLAVSLELPLLIVDIQRGGPSTGLPTKTEQADLLQAMYGRNGEAPVPIVAPKTPADCFDAALEAARIALAYRTPVFLLSDGYLANGSEPWRIPEVDELPDLRVQFASGPNHQQADGTEVFWPYKRDEQTLARPWAVPGTPGLEHRIGGIEKQDGTGNISYDPANHDFMVRTRQAKVDGVDVPDIEVDDPTDDSGRGAGTLVLGWGSTYGPITAAVRRVRRAGERIAQAHLRHLNPFPGNLGEVLARYDKVIVPEMNLGQLATLLRATYLVDAQSHTQVSGMPFKAEQLAEVFKEAIND, encoded by the coding sequence GTGACCAGCCAGGTCAGTAGCACAGCCGAGCAGACCGACGCAGCGCTTGTCGGGGAAGAGCGCGCTTCCGGTAACGGCGGCGAAGGCAAGGAAGTCCGACGCCTCGACCGGGTGATCATCCGGTTTGCCGGTGACTCCGGTGACGGTATGCAGCTCACCGGCGACCGGTTCACCTCGGAGACCGCGTCGTTCGGAAACGACCTGTCGACGCTGCCGAATTTCCCCGCCGAGATCCGCGCCCCTGCCGGAACCCTGCCGGGCGTCTCCAGCTTCCAGCTGCACTTCGCCGACCACGACATCCTCACGCCCGGTGACGCGCCGAACGTGCTGGTGGCGATGAACCCCGCGGCGTTGAAGGCGAACCTCGCGGATGTGCCGCGGGGCGCGGACATCATCGTCAACACCGATGAGTTCACCAAGCGCCCGATGGCGAAGGTGGGCTATGCGACCAGCCCGCTGGAGGACGGGTCGCTGGAGGCCTACAACGTCCACCCGGTGCCGCTGACGACGCTGACGGTCGAGGCGCTGAAGGAGTTCGGGCTCTCCCGCAAGGAGGCCGAGCGCAGCAAGAACATGTTCGCGCTGGGGCTGCTGTCGTGGATGTACCACCGGCCGACCGAGAGCACCGAGAAGTTCCTGCGGGCGAAGTTCGCGAAGAAGCCGGAGATCGCGGAGGCGAATGTCGCGGCGTTCCGGGCGGGCTGGAACTTCGGTGAGACGACGGAGGACTTTGCCGTCTCCTACGAGGTCGCGCCGGCGACCACGGCCTTCCCGCCCGGCACCTACCGCAACATCTCCGGGAACCTCGCGCTGTCCTACGGGCTGATCGCGGCCGGCCGGCAGGCGGACCTGCCGCTGTATCTGGGCTCGTACCCGATCACCCCGGCCTCCGACATCCTGCACGAGCTGTCCAAGCACAAGAACTTCGGTGTGCGCACCTTCCAGGCGGAGGACGAGATCGCCGGGATCGGCGCGGCGCTGGGCGCCGCGTTCGGCGGGGCGCTGGCGGTGACGACCACGTCGGGTCCCGGTGTGGCGCTGAAGTCCGAGACGATCGGTCTGGCGGTCAGTCTGGAACTGCCGCTGCTGATCGTGGACATCCAGCGCGGCGGACCCTCGACGGGGCTGCCGACGAAGACCGAGCAGGCCGACCTGCTGCAGGCGATGTACGGGCGCAACGGTGAGGCGCCGGTGCCGATCGTGGCACCGAAGACGCCCGCGGACTGCTTCGACGCCGCCCTGGAAGCGGCCCGGATCGCGCTGGCCTACCGCACGCCGGTCTTCCTGCTCTCCGACGGCTACCTGGCCAACGGTTCGGAGCCGTGGCGGATCCCCGAGGTCGACGAACTGCCGGATCTGCGGGTCCAGTTCGCCTCGGGCCCCAATCACCAGCAGGCGGACGGCACCGAGGTGTTCTGGCCGTACAAGCGGGATGAGCAGACGCTGGCCCGGCCCTGGGCGGTGCCGGGCACACCGGGCCTGGAGCACCGTATCGGCGGTATCGAGAAGCAGGACGGCACGGGCAACATCTCCTACGACCCGGCCAACCACGACTTCATGGTGCGCACCCGCCAGGCGAAGGTCGACGGCGTCGACGTCCCCGACATCGAGGTCGACGACCCCACCGACGACAGCGGCCGGGGCGCCGGGACCCTCGTACTGGGCTGGGGGTCGACCTACGGACCGATCACCGCGGCGGTGCGGCGCGTGCGGCGGGCCGGCGAGCGCATCGCGCAGGCCCATCTGCGCCACCTCAACCCCTTCCCGGGGAATCTCGGCGAGGTCCTGGCGCGTTACGACAAGGTGATCGTGCCGGAGATGAACCTCGGACAGCTCGCCACCCTGCTGCGCGCCACGTACCTCGTCGACGCGCAATCGCACACCCAGGTCAGCGGAATGCCGTTCAAGGCCGAGCAGCTCGCGGAGGTCTTTAAGGAGGCCATCAATGACTGA
- a CDS encoding ABC transporter ATP-binding protein, which produces MPQPTASAPDGARPPDGSRAPDDARPADDEPARRPAGEPAIETRGLTKAYRGGRLAVDGLDLAVPRGSVFGFLGPNGSGKTTTIRMLMGLIQASAGSARVLGQPMPAAVRRVLPKVGALIEGPAHYGFLSGRDNLRRFDAADPLADPRTRAERVGQALERVGLAAAAGKKARAYSLGMKQRLGLAAALLQPRELLVLDEPTNGLDPQGMREIRALIRELAADGTTVFLSSHLLDEIEQVCTHAAVMARGRLITQGTVADLSATVLDSRGHGRLTVTTPDPADAVRVLKEHGLTGLEVTGDRVTGELPGPHASMGTPDGGTPPDLPELEDVPELGDLPDLADLNAALVLAGVRVRGFGRERASLEDVFVQLTGEGFDVAG; this is translated from the coding sequence ATGCCACAGCCCACCGCCTCGGCGCCCGACGGCGCCCGGCCACCCGATGGCTCCCGCGCGCCCGACGACGCCCGCCCGGCCGACGACGAGCCCGCTCGCCGGCCCGCCGGGGAGCCGGCGATCGAGACGCGCGGGCTGACCAAGGCCTACCGTGGCGGCCGGCTCGCGGTCGACGGACTTGATCTGGCCGTACCGCGGGGCAGTGTCTTCGGCTTCCTCGGACCCAACGGCTCCGGCAAGACCACCACCATCCGCATGCTGATGGGCCTGATCCAGGCGAGCGCCGGCAGCGCCCGGGTGCTGGGGCAGCCGATGCCGGCCGCGGTACGCCGGGTGCTCCCCAAGGTCGGCGCGCTGATCGAGGGCCCGGCGCACTACGGCTTCCTCAGCGGGCGGGACAATCTCCGCCGTTTCGACGCCGCCGACCCGCTCGCCGATCCCCGTACCCGTGCCGAACGGGTCGGGCAGGCACTGGAGCGGGTGGGCCTGGCCGCCGCGGCCGGCAAGAAGGCGCGCGCCTACTCCCTCGGCATGAAGCAGCGCCTCGGCCTGGCCGCGGCCCTGCTCCAGCCCCGTGAGCTGCTGGTCCTCGACGAACCGACCAACGGCCTGGACCCCCAGGGCATGCGGGAGATCCGCGCGCTGATCCGCGAACTCGCGGCGGACGGCACCACCGTCTTCCTCTCCTCCCACCTCCTCGACGAGATCGAGCAGGTCTGCACCCATGCCGCGGTGATGGCCCGTGGCCGGCTGATCACCCAGGGCACGGTCGCCGACCTCTCCGCCACGGTTCTCGACTCGCGCGGTCACGGCCGGCTGACGGTGACCACCCCCGACCCGGCCGACGCGGTCCGGGTCCTGAAGGAGCACGGCCTGACCGGCCTGGAGGTCACCGGCGACCGGGTGACCGGCGAACTCCCGGGCCCGCACGCGTCCATGGGCACCCCGGACGGCGGGACGCCGCCGGACCTGCCGGAGCTGGAGGACGTGCCGGAGCTGGGGGACCTGCCGGACCTGGCCGATCTCAACGCCGCGCTGGTGCTCGCCGGTGTACGGGTCCGTGGGTTCGGCAGGGAGCGGGCGTCGCTGGAGGATGTCTTCGTTCAGCTGACCGGGGAGGGCTTCGATGTCGCAGGCTGA
- the rarD gene encoding EamA family transporter RarD produces the protein MQPRSDQRAGLAYGLAAYTMWGLLPLYWHLLDAASPSEILAHRMVWSLPVAVVILAVLRRWSWIGPLLRQPRRLGLILVCALVISANWFLYIWSVNAGHVLEASLGYFINPLVSIAFGVLVLRERLRPLQWTAVGTGLLAVVVMTAAYGKVPWIALGLAFSFATYGLVKKGIKLDGIEGFSAETALQLLPALGFLVFLGFHGESRFTTGGVGQALLLSGCGIATAVPLICFGASAVRLPLTTIGMMQYLAPTFQFLLGLTVFHERMPPERWAGFALVWAALTLLTWDALRTARRGRAALAEAAARAGEAAGAHVGEVAGARSGEVAGAVQAAEADRAAEAAAGRSTDADRAADAVAGRPAGAPDATPRSGGLTR, from the coding sequence TTGCAGCCTCGAAGCGATCAGCGTGCCGGACTTGCCTACGGTCTCGCCGCCTACACCATGTGGGGCCTGCTGCCGCTCTACTGGCATCTGCTGGACGCCGCCTCACCGTCCGAGATCCTGGCCCATCGCATGGTGTGGTCGCTCCCCGTCGCCGTCGTCATCCTGGCCGTGCTGCGCCGCTGGTCCTGGATCGGCCCGTTGCTGCGGCAGCCCAGGAGGCTCGGGCTGATCCTGGTCTGCGCCCTGGTCATCTCGGCGAACTGGTTCCTCTACATCTGGTCGGTCAACGCCGGGCACGTCCTGGAGGCCTCGCTCGGCTATTTCATCAACCCGCTGGTCAGCATCGCCTTCGGCGTACTGGTGCTGCGCGAGCGGCTGCGGCCGCTGCAGTGGACGGCGGTGGGGACCGGCCTGCTCGCCGTCGTCGTGATGACCGCCGCGTACGGCAAGGTGCCCTGGATCGCGCTCGGGCTGGCCTTCTCGTTCGCGACCTACGGGCTGGTCAAGAAGGGCATCAAGCTCGACGGGATCGAGGGCTTCAGCGCCGAGACGGCCCTCCAGCTGCTGCCCGCGCTGGGGTTCCTGGTCTTCCTCGGCTTCCACGGCGAGTCCCGCTTCACCACCGGAGGGGTGGGCCAGGCGCTGCTGCTCTCGGGTTGCGGTATCGCGACGGCGGTACCGCTGATCTGCTTCGGCGCCTCGGCCGTGCGGCTGCCGCTGACGACGATCGGGATGATGCAGTATCTGGCGCCGACCTTTCAGTTCCTGCTGGGGCTCACCGTGTTCCACGAGCGGATGCCGCCGGAGCGCTGGGCCGGCTTCGCTCTGGTGTGGGCGGCCCTGACGCTACTGACCTGGGACGCGCTGCGGACCGCACGGCGGGGTCGGGCGGCACTGGCCGAGGCGGCGGCACGTGCGGGCGAGGCGGCCGGGGCGCATGTGGGCGAGGTGGCCGGGGCGCGTTCGGGCGAGGTGGCCGGGGCGGTGCAGGCGGCGGAAGCGGACCGGGCAGCGGAAGCGGCGGCGGGCCGGTCGACGGATGCGGACCGGGCAGCCGATGCAGTGGCGGGGAGGCCCGCCGGAGCACCGGACGCGACGCCGCGGTCCGGTGGCCTCACCCGGTGA
- a CDS encoding response regulator transcription factor, with product MRVVIAEDSVLLREGLTRLLTDRGHEVVAGVGDAEALIKTIGELADEGALPDVVVADVRMPPTHTDEGVRAAIRLRRDHPGLGVLVLSQYVEEQYATELLAGSSRGIGYLLKDRVAEVREFVDAVVRVAGGGTALDPEVVAQLLGRSRKQDVLAHLTPREREVLGLMAEGRTNSAVARQLVVSDGAVEKHVSNIFLKLGLSPSDGDHRRVLAVLTYLNS from the coding sequence GTGCGGGTGGTCATCGCCGAGGACTCGGTGCTGCTCCGCGAGGGCCTGACCCGGCTGCTCACCGACCGGGGGCACGAGGTCGTGGCAGGTGTGGGGGACGCCGAGGCGCTGATCAAGACGATCGGGGAGCTGGCGGACGAGGGGGCGCTGCCGGACGTGGTCGTGGCGGACGTACGGATGCCGCCCACGCACACCGACGAAGGGGTCAGGGCCGCCATCCGGCTGCGCCGGGACCACCCCGGCCTCGGGGTGCTGGTGCTTTCGCAGTACGTCGAGGAGCAGTACGCGACGGAGCTGCTGGCCGGGTCGAGCCGGGGCATCGGCTACCTGCTCAAGGACCGGGTGGCCGAGGTGCGAGAGTTCGTCGACGCCGTGGTCCGGGTCGCCGGGGGCGGAACCGCCCTGGACCCTGAGGTGGTGGCGCAGCTGCTGGGCCGCAGCCGGAAGCAGGACGTGCTGGCACATCTGACACCCCGGGAACGCGAGGTCCTGGGCTTGATGGCCGAGGGCCGGACGAATTCCGCGGTCGCCCGGCAGCTGGTGGTCAGCGACGGAGCGGTCGAGAAGCACGTCAGCAATATCTTCCTGAAGCTGGGCCTGTCGCCGAGTGACGGGGATCACCGCAGGGTGCTTGCGGTGCTCACCTACCTCAACTCCTAG
- a CDS encoding DUF2092 domain-containing protein, with translation MPRNEPTQATDGWDERRSPRRRKAVRYGVPVAVAGVAAATIGLVPAFAGSGSPDLPKISAQDLIAKVAKSDVQQLSGTVRVTTDLGLPSLPGAGGAAGGFGGGQAPGGKGGDGASAAPQNKLMELASGAHTLRVAADGPEKQRVSIIDKAAEYSLVHNGNEVWAYDSGSNTAVHSTAPHAGPHGKQHRAPEGLPKNLKGATPQDLAKQALKAAGDTTSVTVDGTATVAGRDAYQLLIKPKQAASTVGSIRVAVDASNGVPLKFTLTPKSGGAAAIDVGYTNVDFAKPAASTFSFTPPKGAKVVDGDKAGAKAQREHGKNLRSHQGAKDFKKDMGGLNVIGKGWTSIATIKGAGPGMPSGKEQGAGGDAAKFLDSIGEKAHGSFGSGRVFSTRLVNALVTDKGTVYVGAVDKQALIDAANAAK, from the coding sequence ATGCCACGGAACGAACCGACACAGGCCACCGACGGATGGGACGAGAGGCGCTCCCCGAGGCGCCGTAAGGCGGTGCGGTACGGCGTACCGGTTGCCGTGGCGGGAGTGGCGGCGGCCACGATCGGGCTGGTCCCGGCGTTCGCCGGCTCCGGTTCTCCGGACCTGCCCAAGATCTCGGCGCAGGACCTGATAGCCAAGGTCGCCAAGTCGGATGTCCAGCAGCTTTCCGGCACGGTCCGGGTCACCACCGACCTCGGTCTGCCGTCCCTGCCGGGCGCCGGCGGCGCGGCGGGCGGCTTCGGCGGCGGCCAGGCCCCCGGCGGTAAGGGCGGCGACGGCGCCTCCGCCGCGCCCCAGAACAAGCTGATGGAGCTGGCGTCCGGGGCGCACACGCTGCGGGTCGCGGCCGACGGCCCCGAGAAGCAGCGGGTGTCGATCATCGACAAGGCCGCCGAGTACAGCCTTGTCCACAACGGCAACGAGGTCTGGGCCTACGACAGCGGCAGCAACACCGCGGTGCACAGCACCGCACCCCACGCCGGCCCGCACGGCAAGCAGCACCGGGCGCCCGAGGGCCTGCCCAAGAACCTGAAGGGTGCCACCCCGCAGGACCTCGCGAAGCAGGCCCTGAAGGCGGCCGGCGACACGACCTCGGTCACCGTCGACGGCACCGCCACGGTTGCCGGGCGGGACGCCTACCAGCTGCTGATCAAGCCCAAGCAGGCCGCCTCGACGGTCGGCTCGATCCGGGTCGCGGTGGACGCCTCCAACGGCGTGCCGCTGAAGTTCACCCTGACCCCCAAGAGCGGTGGCGCGGCCGCCATCGACGTCGGCTACACGAACGTCGACTTCGCCAAGCCCGCCGCGAGCACGTTCTCCTTCACCCCGCCCAAGGGCGCCAAGGTCGTCGACGGCGACAAGGCAGGGGCGAAGGCGCAGCGCGAGCACGGCAAGAACCTCCGGTCCCACCAGGGCGCGAAGGACTTCAAGAAGGACATGGGCGGGCTGAACGTCATCGGCAAGGGCTGGACGTCCATCGCCACGATCAAGGGCGCCGGCCCCGGTATGCCCTCCGGCAAGGAGCAGGGCGCCGGCGGTGACGCCGCCAAGTTCCTGGACAGCATCGGCGAGAAGGCGCACGGCTCCTTCGGCTCCGGCCGGGTCTTCAGCACCCGCCTGGTCAATGCCCTGGTCACGGACAAGGGCACGGTCTACGTCGGCGCCGTCGACAAGCAGGCCCTGATCGACGCGGCCAACGCCGCCAAGTAA
- a CDS encoding sensor domain-containing protein: protein MTESPRPSADIGDTTPDGGSLPPPAGPLSGATWREIAYLLSNFPLGLIGFVVLVVWLTLGIGLAVTVIGLPLLAGGLVACRQYGKLERARARALLGVRVAEPSPLRARERGFLPRMWTCLKDPVAWRHALFAFIRLPWALLTFAVALVSLLVAWPALPWLARWLTNVDRAMVRGLLSPSDELERRIAELETDRVTVTDTAAADLRRIERDLHDGAQARLVALAMGLGLAKEKLLEGRADDSVAAMVDEAHGEVKLALQELRDLARGIHPAILTDRGLGPALASLAGRCTVPATTAVDLDERPAPAIEGIVYFTVSELLQNVSKHSAAREASVEVWRAEGSGRGGHGGPSGKGAGGPRAGDRLLIQVTDDGKGGARLDGGSGMAGLAERLGSVDGLFVLDSPVGGPTRVTAELPWRARTARKASAKVPRAAKASKAGARASRAESKAR, encoded by the coding sequence ATGACGGAGAGTCCCCGGCCCAGTGCCGATATTGGCGATACCACCCCTGACGGTGGGTCACTGCCGCCGCCCGCAGGGCCACTCAGCGGCGCGACGTGGCGGGAGATCGCGTACCTGCTGTCCAACTTCCCGCTGGGTCTCATCGGGTTCGTGGTGCTGGTGGTGTGGCTGACCCTCGGAATCGGGCTGGCCGTCACCGTGATCGGCCTGCCGCTGCTGGCCGGGGGCCTGGTGGCCTGCCGGCAGTACGGGAAGCTGGAACGGGCGCGGGCGCGGGCCCTGCTCGGGGTGCGGGTGGCGGAGCCGAGTCCGCTACGGGCCCGGGAGCGGGGGTTCCTGCCCCGGATGTGGACGTGCCTGAAGGATCCGGTCGCCTGGCGGCATGCGCTGTTCGCGTTCATCCGGCTGCCGTGGGCCCTGCTCACCTTCGCCGTCGCCCTGGTCTCGCTCCTGGTGGCATGGCCGGCGCTCCCGTGGCTGGCGCGCTGGCTGACCAACGTGGACCGGGCCATGGTGCGCGGTCTGCTCTCGCCCTCCGACGAACTGGAGCGGCGGATCGCCGAGCTGGAAACGGACCGGGTGACGGTCACCGACACCGCGGCCGCCGATCTGCGGCGCATCGAACGGGATCTGCACGACGGCGCACAGGCCCGGCTGGTGGCGCTCGCCATGGGGCTCGGCCTGGCGAAGGAGAAGCTGCTGGAGGGCCGGGCCGACGACAGCGTGGCGGCGATGGTGGACGAGGCGCACGGCGAGGTGAAGCTGGCGCTGCAGGAGCTGCGGGATCTGGCCCGGGGCATCCATCCGGCGATCCTCACCGACCGCGGGCTGGGTCCCGCCCTGGCCTCGCTGGCCGGGCGCTGCACGGTGCCCGCCACCACGGCCGTGGACCTGGACGAGCGGCCCGCGCCCGCCATCGAGGGCATCGTCTATTTCACGGTCTCGGAGCTGCTGCAGAACGTCTCCAAGCACAGTGCGGCGCGGGAGGCGTCCGTGGAGGTGTGGCGGGCCGAGGGGAGTGGGCGCGGCGGGCACGGCGGGCCCTCGGGCAAGGGCGCTGGCGGGCCCCGGGCGGGCGACCGGCTGCTGATCCAGGTGACGGACGACGGGAAGGGCGGGGCACGGCTGGACGGCGGCAGTGGGATGGCCGGGCTCGCCGAGCGGCTGGGGTCGGTGGACGGGCTGTTCGTGCTGGATTCGCCGGTGGGCGGGCCCACGCGGGTGACGGCGGAGCTGCCGTGGCGGGCGCGGACGGCACGGAAGGCGTCGGCGAAGGTGCCGAGGGCGGCGAAGGCCTCGAAGGCGGGGGCAAGGGCTTCGAGGGCGGAGTCGAAGGCGCGCTGA